The following are encoded together in the Burkholderiaceae bacterium DAT-1 genome:
- a CDS encoding C39 family peptidase, with translation MVGAGPVVDTVSIKPASELKFKNIVHQAFDYSCGSAALTTILKFHLGVEVSEQGAMEGMMDKGEKEKIIARRGFSLLDMKRYVASLGFDSAGFRATIDDLRKLDQPAVIPIDFGGSKHFVVYRGIREGLVYIADPSAGNIVFTEKQFAGLWDKNTLFIVYPAKDRPAIKQLALNEYELGVIDMDLVLNRGELRPIDGSVVNSKMYNGVGNIHILRN, from the coding sequence ATGGTGGGTGCCGGGCCAGTCGTGGATACGGTATCAATCAAGCCAGCATCAGAGCTCAAATTCAAGAACATCGTCCATCAGGCATTCGACTACAGCTGCGGCTCGGCTGCGCTGACCACCATCCTCAAGTTTCACCTGGGCGTGGAAGTGAGCGAGCAGGGTGCGATGGAAGGCATGATGGATAAGGGCGAGAAGGAAAAAATCATCGCCCGTCGTGGCTTTTCGCTACTCGATATGAAGCGGTATGTCGCCTCACTAGGCTTTGATAGCGCAGGATTCCGCGCCACGATAGATGATTTGCGCAAACTAGATCAACCCGCCGTGATTCCAATTGATTTCGGCGGCTCAAAGCATTTCGTGGTGTACCGTGGCATTCGCGAAGGACTCGTGTACATTGCCGATCCATCAGCCGGCAACATCGTGTTTACCGAAAAACAATTTGCCGGTCTGTGGGATAAAAATACCCTGTTCATCGTTTACCCCGCCAAGGATCGCCCTGCGATCAAACAGCTTGCGCTGAATGAGTACGAGCTGGGGGTGATTGACATGGATCTGGTACTGAACCGAGGAGAGCTGCGCCCCATCGACGGATCGGTGGTGAACAGCAAAATGTACAACGGTGTAGGCAATATCCACATATTGCGGAATTAA
- a CDS encoding cytochrome-c peroxidase encodes MNHPHSFKMFAALLAVAALPVLAAFYQQPRSGVPQAAITRLGEALFFDPRLSASGQQSCASCHDPAHHFAPANALAIQPGGADGLQLGNRAVPSLKYRAGTPPFSEHFYEGEGSGIDQGPTGGLTWDGRADSLHEQARLPLLSPVEMANKSDADVVEKIRQAGYLPRYQAIFGEAIAHDDTRIMNATLQALEAFQQSPALFYPFSSKYDAYLRGHTALSKLEAEGLRLFDDPQKGNCASCHPSTIRDGGFPVFSDWGHIALGVPRNGTLRVNLDADYFDLGLCGPARRDLATRSDTCGLFKTPSLRNVATRKVFFHNGVMHDLHDAVAFYATRDTHPQRWYPVNASGVVHLYDDLPIQYHDNLNRDAPFGGKPGDAPVLNDADIAAIVAFLGTLTDGYAPQISAH; translated from the coding sequence ATGAATCATCCACATTCCTTCAAGATGTTTGCTGCATTGCTGGCAGTAGCAGCCCTGCCCGTCCTGGCTGCCTTCTATCAGCAGCCAAGGTCTGGTGTGCCACAAGCAGCCATCACCCGCTTAGGCGAAGCGCTCTTTTTTGATCCCCGATTGTCGGCATCCGGCCAACAATCCTGTGCCAGCTGCCACGATCCAGCACATCATTTTGCGCCTGCGAATGCGCTGGCAATACAGCCGGGCGGTGCCGACGGTCTGCAACTCGGCAACCGCGCCGTTCCATCGCTCAAGTATCGCGCAGGTACACCGCCCTTTTCCGAGCATTTCTATGAAGGTGAAGGATCAGGCATCGATCAAGGGCCAACAGGAGGCCTAACCTGGGATGGTCGCGCGGATTCTCTGCACGAACAGGCGCGGCTGCCTTTGCTATCGCCCGTGGAAATGGCCAATAAAAGCGACGCCGACGTGGTGGAGAAAATCAGGCAAGCGGGATATTTGCCACGCTATCAAGCCATTTTCGGGGAAGCAATTGCCCACGACGACACGCGCATCATGAATGCCACACTGCAGGCACTGGAAGCATTTCAGCAATCGCCTGCGCTGTTCTATCCGTTTAGCAGCAAATACGACGCCTATTTGCGCGGACACACCGCGCTGAGCAAGCTGGAAGCCGAGGGCTTGCGTCTGTTCGACGATCCCCAGAAAGGTAATTGCGCCAGCTGTCATCCCAGCACCATCCGCGACGGTGGGTTTCCGGTTTTCAGTGACTGGGGGCATATTGCATTAGGGGTTCCCCGCAATGGCACCCTGAGGGTCAATCTCGATGCTGACTATTTTGATCTTGGCCTCTGTGGCCCGGCACGACGGGACCTCGCGACACGCAGCGACACTTGCGGGCTATTCAAAACGCCCAGCCTGCGCAATGTCGCCACGCGAAAAGTATTCTTCCACAATGGCGTCATGCACGATTTACACGATGCGGTTGCGTTTTATGCCACGCGAGACACCCATCCCCAGCGCTGGTATCCGGTCAATGCCAGTGGCGTTGTCCACCTGTATGACGACCTGCCCATTCAGTACCACGACAACCTGAATCGTGACGCGCCATTTGGCGGCAAACCGGGCGATGCGCCGGTATTGAACGATGCAGATATAGCGGCTATCGTCGCCTTTCTGGGCACCCTGACGGATGGCTATGCGCCACAAATAAGCGCGCATTGA
- a CDS encoding undecaprenyl-diphosphate phosphatase, which yields MDFIYLLQSFFLGIVEGLTEFLPISSTGHLILFGDLLHFSSGDSKVFEVVIQLGAILAVCVLYREKIIQLVKGILGRQAEDINFAIAVLIAFFPAVVLGLTVVGPIKHLLFTPTVVAIALIVGGFIILAVERKHLASDTEEFTRISWKQALGVGLAQCVAMIPGTSRSAATIIGGMFAGLSRKAATEFSFFLAIPTMLGATAYDLLKHRNDLSLAQIDSIAVGFVAAFISALFVIKPLVRFVASHSLNVFAWYRIILGAVILGILQFVK from the coding sequence ATGGATTTCATTTACCTGTTGCAATCGTTTTTTCTCGGCATTGTCGAAGGCCTGACGGAATTTCTACCCATTTCCTCGACGGGTCATCTGATTCTGTTCGGTGACCTGCTGCACTTCTCCTCCGGTGACTCCAAAGTGTTTGAAGTGGTCATCCAGCTTGGCGCCATTCTGGCCGTCTGCGTGCTGTACCGTGAAAAGATTATTCAGCTGGTTAAAGGCATTCTGGGTCGTCAGGCGGAGGACATTAATTTCGCCATCGCTGTTCTGATCGCATTCTTCCCCGCCGTGGTGCTCGGCCTGACGGTCGTCGGTCCGATCAAGCATCTGCTGTTTACCCCGACCGTGGTGGCCATTGCGCTGATTGTGGGGGGCTTCATTATCCTGGCGGTTGAGCGCAAACATCTGGCCAGTGATACCGAAGAATTCACCCGCATCAGCTGGAAGCAGGCGCTGGGCGTAGGCCTGGCACAATGTGTGGCCATGATTCCGGGCACCTCGCGCTCTGCTGCCACCATCATCGGCGGGATGTTTGCCGGACTGTCACGCAAAGCCGCCACCGAGTTTTCCTTCTTTCTCGCCATTCCGACTATGCTGGGCGCCACCGCCTACGATCTGCTGAAACATCGCAACGATCTGTCTCTGGCACAAATCGATAGTATTGCTGTCGGATTTGTCGCCGCCTTCATTTCGGCGCTGTTCGTGATCAAGCCATTGGTGCGCTTTGTGGCCAGCCATTCGCTGAACGTATTTGCATGGTATCGCATCATTCTGGGTGCGGTGATTCTGGGCATTCTGCAGTTTGTGAAGTAA
- the acpA gene encoding acid phosphatase, with translation MKLRFLTVLTTLAFTMAAYAADTKSEARKTAALKQKVSNIVVIYAENNGFDKLYGLFPGANGIPSAQHYIPQTDRTPEGDVLPTLPATWKGVTAKGQMPVVTEAQSAGLQNAPFRIDLAFKDEQGKAVTGEVITRDLYHRFFENQMQINGGKNDKFAAYSDAGGLTMGHFDGSQMEMWQLAKEYVLADNFFQGIFGGSFSNHQYLICACVPEYPNADQSPAKGLITALETDEQGKYLPRLTLAETSPKSALDGAVKFKHSSNLTPKGYFGDDTFRAINTMQPAYQPSGNQPASTDSDALAYANPDKPTTLPPQTQTTIGDQLSERKVSWAWYGGAWHAALKDGMRDPAAKREVIYTPKPDFQAHHQPFNYYAAFDPKTHADERQQHLKDYDDLLMAVDAGKLPAVTFYKPEGPKNQHPGYANVMEGDRHIAALVKRLQKSPQWKKMVIVVTYDENGGAWDHVAPPKGDLAGPGTRIPAIVISPLAKKGLVDHTQYDTASILRLIARRFDLPELPGVAKRDAALVQHGGVPMGDLTAALTLD, from the coding sequence ATGAAACTCAGATTCCTTACCGTTTTGACTACCCTTGCCTTTACCATGGCAGCGTATGCCGCCGATACCAAAAGCGAGGCACGCAAGACGGCCGCATTGAAGCAAAAAGTCAGCAATATCGTGGTGATCTACGCCGAGAACAATGGCTTCGATAAGCTCTATGGTTTATTCCCCGGCGCAAATGGCATTCCGTCAGCCCAGCACTATATCCCGCAGACCGACCGCACGCCAGAAGGCGACGTTCTTCCCACCCTACCTGCCACGTGGAAAGGCGTCACCGCAAAAGGACAGATGCCGGTCGTGACCGAAGCGCAAAGCGCAGGCTTGCAGAATGCGCCTTTCCGAATTGATCTGGCATTCAAGGATGAACAGGGCAAAGCGGTCACGGGTGAAGTCATTACGCGTGACTTGTATCATCGATTTTTTGAAAACCAGATGCAGATTAACGGCGGCAAGAACGACAAGTTTGCCGCATACAGCGATGCGGGTGGCCTGACGATGGGTCACTTTGACGGTAGCCAGATGGAAATGTGGCAACTGGCGAAGGAGTACGTACTGGCCGACAACTTCTTCCAGGGGATTTTTGGCGGGTCGTTCAGTAACCATCAATATCTGATCTGTGCATGCGTACCGGAATATCCCAATGCAGATCAGTCGCCAGCCAAAGGGTTGATTACTGCTTTGGAAACCGATGAACAAGGCAAATATCTGCCAAGGCTGACCCTTGCCGAGACTTCGCCGAAGTCGGCACTGGATGGCGCAGTCAAGTTCAAACACAGCAGCAATCTGACCCCCAAGGGCTATTTCGGCGACGATACTTTCCGCGCCATCAATACCATGCAGCCTGCCTACCAGCCGAGTGGCAATCAGCCCGCCAGTACTGATTCAGATGCCCTCGCGTACGCCAACCCCGACAAGCCGACCACCTTGCCACCGCAAACGCAAACCACCATTGGTGATCAGCTGAGCGAGCGAAAGGTCAGCTGGGCCTGGTATGGCGGAGCGTGGCATGCTGCCTTAAAGGATGGCATGCGCGATCCGGCCGCCAAGCGTGAAGTGATCTATACCCCCAAGCCGGATTTCCAGGCGCACCATCAGCCCTTCAACTATTACGCAGCTTTTGATCCGAAGACGCACGCCGACGAGCGTCAGCAACATCTGAAGGATTATGACGATCTGTTGATGGCGGTAGACGCCGGGAAGCTGCCTGCCGTGACCTTCTACAAGCCAGAGGGGCCTAAAAACCAGCATCCGGGCTATGCAAATGTGATGGAAGGGGATCGCCACATTGCCGCACTGGTGAAGCGTCTGCAAAAGAGTCCGCAGTGGAAAAAGATGGTGATTGTGGTCACCTATGACGAGAACGGCGGGGCATGGGATCATGTGGCGCCGCCCAAAGGTGATCTGGCCGGGCCGGGTACGCGCATTCCTGCCATCGTTATTTCACCGCTGGCGAAAAAAGGTCTGGTGGATCATACCCAGTACGATACCGCGTCCATTCTGCGCCTGATTGCTCGTCGCTTTGATCTGCCCGAGCTGCCGGGAGTCGCCAAACGCGATGCGGCACTGGTACAACATGGCGGTGTGCCGATGGGGGACCTGACTGCCGCGCTGACACTCGACTGA
- a CDS encoding transporter — protein MKLHRFLGMMSLAACLPLAAYAADTPAQGNEAVKDALAKKETDVDNTTLLKETLTSVDKQYSLLPKGKINLTYDLNYSYIGEQQIVTDVTSGQATLFSIENQNSHTVTNTVAVDYGLRNNLTGSVTLPIVSKYTENATQTGVSNTIGDIRLSARYQPFGVVRGEPAITFTGGLTLPTGTSPFKVVSGSGLATGNGVFAFSGGINFNHIVDPVALFGSLNLTLSRAANHLSQTVNAGGGSQTTITRVEPGPQLGFGAGFAYALSYTITTSVSFQESIADGSKLTFADKKSVKTANQTSGILNLGIGYRVSSKTTVNTSVGIGLTTSSPNISIDVSVPFSW, from the coding sequence ATGAAACTGCACCGCTTTCTGGGGATGATGAGTCTGGCAGCCTGCCTGCCCCTTGCAGCATATGCCGCTGATACACCCGCTCAAGGTAACGAGGCGGTGAAAGATGCGCTGGCAAAGAAAGAAACGGACGTTGATAACACCACGCTGCTGAAAGAAACACTGACATCGGTCGATAAGCAATACTCCTTGCTGCCCAAGGGCAAAATCAACCTGACCTACGATCTGAACTATAGCTATATCGGCGAGCAGCAGATTGTCACGGATGTGACTTCGGGGCAGGCCACCCTGTTCAGTATCGAAAATCAGAACTCGCACACCGTGACCAATACCGTCGCAGTGGATTACGGTCTGCGCAACAACCTGACGGGTAGCGTGACCCTGCCGATTGTCAGCAAGTACACCGAAAATGCGACCCAGACGGGCGTGTCCAATACCATCGGCGATATTCGTCTGAGCGCGCGATACCAGCCATTTGGCGTGGTGCGCGGCGAGCCGGCCATCACATTCACGGGCGGCCTGACGCTGCCAACAGGTACCAGCCCGTTCAAGGTGGTATCTGGCAGTGGTCTGGCGACAGGGAATGGCGTCTTTGCCTTCTCTGGCGGGATTAACTTCAATCACATTGTGGATCCTGTCGCGCTGTTCGGTTCGCTGAATCTGACTTTGTCCCGTGCCGCAAACCATCTGAGTCAGACCGTGAATGCCGGCGGCGGTAGCCAGACCACCATCACCCGCGTTGAGCCGGGGCCGCAACTGGGGTTCGGCGCCGGTTTTGCGTACGCACTGTCCTACACGATTACGACATCCGTATCGTTCCAGGAAAGCATTGCGGACGGCTCGAAGCTGACATTTGCCGACAAAAAGAGCGTGAAGACAGCCAATCAGACCTCCGGCATTTTAAATCTGGGGATCGGCTATCGCGTCTCGTCCAAAACCACAGTTAATACGTCTGTTGGCATTGGCCTGACCACCAGCTCTCCGAATATTTCAATCGACGTATCTGTCCCGTTCTCGTGGTGA
- a CDS encoding class II glutamine amidotransferase yields MCQLLGMNCNVPTDICFSFEGFHRRGGLTDHHADGWGIGFFEDKGCRLFLDWQASAISPVAALVRNYPIKSTNVIAHIRKATVGQVSLANTHPFQRECWGRYWLFAHNGDLKDLPALTSNRFTPVGSTDSEHAFCWLMEQLTARFDREPSACELAPVLRELAATLHTHGIANFMLSNGQWLAAHCSTRLHYIVRKAPFGQAHLLDNDVTIDFSEVTTPNDRVAVIATLPLTDNEHWTPLEPGQFVLFEDGAPLAI; encoded by the coding sequence ATGTGCCAGCTCCTCGGCATGAACTGCAATGTCCCCACTGATATCTGCTTCTCCTTCGAGGGCTTTCATCGCCGTGGCGGACTTACCGATCATCATGCAGATGGCTGGGGCATCGGCTTTTTCGAGGATAAGGGTTGCAGGCTGTTTCTCGACTGGCAGGCCTCGGCAATCTCGCCCGTGGCAGCGCTGGTACGCAATTACCCGATCAAATCAACCAATGTCATCGCCCACATCCGCAAAGCCACCGTGGGACAGGTGTCACTCGCCAATACACATCCCTTCCAGCGCGAATGCTGGGGGCGATACTGGCTATTTGCTCATAATGGCGACTTGAAAGATCTGCCTGCACTCACTAGCAATCGCTTTACACCGGTCGGGTCAACAGACAGCGAACACGCCTTCTGCTGGCTGATGGAGCAGCTCACCGCTCGCTTCGATCGCGAACCCAGCGCCTGCGAACTCGCCCCTGTGCTACGCGAACTAGCCGCCACGCTACATACACACGGCATTGCCAATTTCATGCTGTCCAATGGCCAATGGCTCGCGGCCCATTGTTCCACGCGCCTGCACTACATCGTCCGCAAGGCACCATTCGGTCAGGCGCATTTGCTCGACAATGATGTCACCATCGATTTCAGCGAAGTCACCACACCCAACGACCGCGTGGCGGTGATCGCCACCTTGCCGCTTACCGACAACGAGCACTGGACACCACTCGAACCCGGTCAGTTTGTCCTGTTCGAGGATGGCGCCCCGCTCGCGATTTAA
- a CDS encoding outer membrane protein transport protein: MAIGLGLSTSAWASLTDNIAVDPEAMAMGNAVTADPPGINSIHFNPAGLVGMETSKMDALMGASIRVRTSFNSAKDMDIGGWTKDPLDGTSSGTVKQRMYLPIIGLTKWKLPAAIVPGIGFTYHEPGSRFTFGTSNYVAMAYTVDHTDPGDPAAYDGKMVDLQRLVYLSPAVAFKVSDKLKIGMSVPIAYVAMAMNTDMRFPNPFLAQIGTIQKSLCANGPNVIDELTAGLCAGGQEGWLNPFKKAASFSMDITAPMDPTVNVGFLWEPKDWFALGGVYQSGAATILHGTYEFKAEPMLPAFVKGMYSSLMGPIVAAITGMPPYIPPVQKGNMVTTIPMPYHVQFGFKFKPSRYFQFNTDISYANWSKWDSLTLKFDQDIKLLNMAHLFGVPNSTQLTLPLGMKDVVNYSFGVKSQITEKFALRFGYEPRKSSEPQNVLSLLAPLPDTKLKSVGFTYKLSNGGQIDFGASYMYGKYNVPARTDCNLNCDHFTNVIYNPYAAMDVKGDIAIRYAGIKYTKPL, translated from the coding sequence ATGGCGATTGGGCTCGGATTGTCTACTTCTGCCTGGGCCTCGCTGACCGACAATATTGCCGTGGACCCGGAAGCCATGGCCATGGGTAACGCCGTCACTGCTGATCCGCCGGGGATTAATTCCATCCACTTTAATCCGGCTGGATTGGTTGGCATGGAAACCTCGAAGATGGATGCTCTGATGGGGGCGTCTATCCGGGTGCGGACAAGCTTCAATTCGGCCAAGGATATGGATATCGGCGGCTGGACCAAAGATCCTCTGGACGGTACCTCCAGCGGTACGGTCAAACAGCGGATGTATCTGCCGATTATTGGTCTGACCAAATGGAAATTGCCCGCCGCCATTGTGCCGGGCATTGGCTTTACCTATCATGAGCCCGGCTCCCGCTTTACGTTTGGTACCAGTAATTACGTGGCCATGGCCTATACGGTCGATCATACCGATCCGGGTGATCCGGCTGCATATGATGGCAAGATGGTGGACTTGCAGCGCCTGGTGTATCTATCGCCTGCCGTGGCCTTCAAAGTATCCGACAAGCTGAAGATTGGTATGTCGGTGCCGATTGCCTATGTGGCAATGGCCATGAACACGGATATGCGCTTCCCTAATCCTTTCCTGGCGCAGATTGGTACCATCCAGAAAAGCCTGTGTGCCAACGGCCCGAATGTCATTGACGAACTGACTGCAGGCCTGTGCGCGGGAGGTCAGGAAGGCTGGCTGAATCCATTCAAGAAAGCTGCCAGCTTCAGCATGGATATTACGGCACCGATGGATCCGACCGTGAATGTCGGTTTCCTGTGGGAGCCCAAAGACTGGTTTGCACTGGGTGGCGTGTACCAGAGCGGTGCGGCGACCATTTTGCATGGCACCTACGAATTTAAAGCCGAGCCGATGCTGCCCGCCTTCGTGAAAGGTATGTATAGCAGTCTGATGGGGCCGATTGTGGCGGCTATTACCGGCATGCCCCCCTACATTCCGCCCGTACAAAAAGGCAATATGGTCACCACCATTCCCATGCCTTATCACGTGCAGTTTGGCTTCAAATTCAAGCCATCCCGTTACTTCCAGTTTAATACCGATATCAGCTACGCCAATTGGTCGAAATGGGATTCGCTGACACTGAAGTTTGATCAGGACATCAAACTGCTGAACATGGCGCATCTGTTTGGCGTGCCAAATAGTACCCAACTGACCCTGCCACTGGGCATGAAGGACGTGGTCAACTATAGCTTTGGCGTGAAATCGCAGATTACCGAGAAGTTCGCTCTGCGCTTCGGGTACGAGCCTCGCAAGAGCTCTGAGCCGCAGAATGTACTCTCGTTGCTTGCTCCGTTGCCGGATACCAAGCTCAAAAGTGTCGGTTTTACTTACAAACTGAGTAATGGCGGTCAGATCGACTTCGGTGCCAGCTATATGTACGGCAAGTACAACGTGCCCGCACGTACCGACTGCAATCTGAATTGCGATCACTTCACCAACGTCATTTACAACCCTTATGCCGCCATGGACGTGAAGGGCGATATCGCCATCCGTTACGCGGGGATCAAATACACCAAGCCGCTTTAA
- a CDS encoding PLP-dependent aminotransferase family protein, translated as MTTRYQRLANDLATRIRDGVFQPGTQLPSVRELCHLNEASPATVTHALHLLEDAGLIEARPRMGFFVRVASRPFPAPEQTVSTGLPQAIELDEHRQLMLELLRGGTQSPLGRALIDPAFYPLEAMQRHMSRLARHEPDLLAFSGMDAGNQALREQLARRSIRIGCDFRPEEIVITHGDKEAVAICLRMLTQPGDTVAVGSPGDPSFMEILKSLKVRVLEIPVHPVTGISLSALREALDTQTIHACLFCANFPIPTCSMMSDEHKAELVSLLAGKGIPLIEEDSFGELHNGERRPLPLKAFDQTGNVLYCADLSFSIAPGLPCGFAATGRWRLQFEGERNSGYEPVSSLIQSAYAGWLNGGQHEPGLRRLRQLLAHNVATYRRCIGEHFPAGTRIADVTGGSLIWVELPHDIDTVELLKAAIQRGVRFAPGRLFSLGNACGNCLRINAGMKFNAAIAQEIATIGELICRQALHN; from the coding sequence ATGACCACACGCTATCAACGTCTTGCCAATGACCTGGCCACCCGCATCCGCGATGGCGTGTTCCAGCCGGGCACCCAGTTGCCATCGGTGCGCGAACTCTGTCATCTCAACGAGGCCAGTCCGGCCACGGTGACGCATGCACTGCATTTGCTGGAAGATGCGGGGCTGATCGAGGCGCGCCCCCGCATGGGCTTTTTTGTGCGGGTAGCCAGCCGGCCATTTCCGGCACCCGAGCAAACGGTGTCGACCGGCCTGCCGCAAGCCATAGAGCTGGATGAACATCGCCAGTTGATGCTGGAACTGCTGCGCGGCGGCACCCAGTCACCGCTGGGGCGCGCACTGATTGATCCGGCCTTTTATCCGCTGGAAGCCATGCAGCGTCACATGAGCCGGCTGGCTCGCCATGAGCCGGATTTACTGGCGTTTTCAGGCATGGATGCCGGTAATCAGGCGTTGCGGGAGCAACTGGCTCGCCGCTCGATTCGCATCGGCTGTGATTTCCGGCCGGAAGAAATCGTTATCACCCACGGCGACAAGGAAGCAGTCGCCATTTGTCTGCGCATGCTGACGCAACCCGGCGACACCGTGGCAGTGGGCTCGCCGGGCGACCCTTCTTTTATGGAAATACTCAAGTCGCTGAAAGTCCGGGTACTGGAAATTCCGGTCCATCCCGTGACCGGCATATCGTTATCGGCTCTGCGCGAAGCACTGGACACCCAGACGATTCACGCCTGCCTGTTCTGCGCCAACTTTCCGATTCCCACCTGCAGCATGATGTCGGATGAGCATAAAGCAGAACTGGTTAGCTTGCTGGCCGGAAAAGGCATCCCGCTCATCGAGGAAGACAGCTTTGGCGAATTGCACAACGGCGAACGCCGCCCGCTGCCACTGAAGGCCTTCGATCAAACGGGCAATGTACTGTACTGTGCGGATTTGAGTTTTAGCATCGCGCCGGGCTTGCCGTGCGGCTTTGCTGCGACCGGACGCTGGCGCCTGCAATTCGAGGGTGAGCGCAATTCCGGCTATGAGCCCGTTTCTTCGCTAATTCAATCGGCGTACGCTGGCTGGCTCAATGGCGGCCAGCACGAACCGGGTTTGCGACGGCTGCGTCAGCTACTTGCGCACAATGTTGCCACCTACCGCCGCTGCATTGGCGAGCACTTTCCGGCTGGCACCCGCATCGCGGATGTAACGGGGGGATCGCTGATCTGGGTCGAGCTGCCACACGACATTGATACCGTAGAATTGCTGAAAGCTGCCATTCAGCGGGGAGTGCGCTTTGCCCCCGGTCGCCTGTTCAGCCTGGGCAATGCCTGTGGCAATTGTCTGCGCATCAACGCTGGCATGAAATTCAACGCAGCCATCGCTCAGGAAATCGCCACCATTGGCGAGTTAATTTGCCGACAGGCGTTACATAACTGA
- the fabI gene encoding enoyl-ACP reductase FabI, giving the protein MGFLANKNILITGLLSDRSIAYGIAEAAKREGANLAFTYVNDKLKDRVVEMAQGFGSDIILRCDVSSDEEIAQLFKDLGEKWTHIDGIVHSIGFAPREALNGDFLESVSREAFNIAHDISAYSFAALAKAARPMLSPTASLLTLSYLGAERAIPNYNVMGLAKASLEANVRYMASALGPQGVRVNGISAGPIKTLAAAGIAGFSKILGHVSANAPLRRNVTIEEVGNVAAFYLSDLSSGITGEITHVDAGYNSVSVGLG; this is encoded by the coding sequence ATGGGCTTTCTAGCCAACAAGAATATCCTGATCACCGGTCTGCTTTCCGACCGTTCGATCGCTTACGGCATTGCCGAAGCAGCCAAGCGTGAAGGCGCCAATCTGGCCTTCACTTATGTAAATGACAAGCTGAAGGACCGTGTGGTCGAGATGGCTCAGGGCTTTGGCTCCGACATCATCCTGCGCTGCGATGTGTCCAGCGATGAAGAAATCGCCCAGCTGTTCAAAGATCTCGGCGAAAAGTGGACCCACATCGACGGCATCGTACACTCTATCGGTTTTGCCCCGCGTGAAGCCCTGAATGGCGATTTCCTCGAATCCGTGAGCCGCGAAGCCTTCAATATCGCTCACGACATCAGTGCCTACAGCTTTGCTGCGCTGGCCAAGGCTGCCCGCCCGATGCTGTCGCCTACCGCCTCGCTGCTGACCCTGAGCTATCTGGGTGCAGAACGTGCCATCCCGAACTACAACGTGATGGGTCTGGCCAAGGCCAGTCTCGAAGCCAATGTGCGCTACATGGCATCGGCCCTCGGCCCGCAGGGCGTGCGCGTGAACGGTATCTCCGCCGGTCCGATCAAGACCCTGGCTGCAGCCGGTATCGCCGGTTTCAGCAAGATTCTCGGCCATGTGTCCGCCAATGCGCCGCTGCGCCGCAACGTGACCATCGAAGAAGTCGGCAACGTCGCTGCCTTCTATCTGTCCGATCTGTCGTCAGGTATCACCGGCGAAATCACCCACGTCGATGCTGGCTATAATTCGGTATCGGTTGGTCTGGGCTAA